In the Dolichospermum flos-aquae CCAP 1403/13F genome, AATTTTTCAATGTGTAAGGAATGTGAAAAGGAATATCAAGATGTCGAAAATCGTCGTTTTCATGCCCAACCTGTGGCTTGTTTTGAATGTGGACCGCGTGCATGGTTAGAAAGGGCTGACGGTAAACCTGTTATCTCTGATATGTTTTCTATGTTAGATGATGTGGATGCTGTTTGTACTTTATTACAAAAGGGTGAAATCGTTGCTATTAAAGGTTTAGGCGGTTTTCATTTAGCTTGTGATGCCACTTTAGAAAATGCAGTTTTAAAACTCAGAAATCGTAAACAGCGTTATCATAAACCTTTGGCTTTAATGGCAAGGGATATTAATATTATTTCTGAATATTGCTATATTAATGAGTTGGAAAAAGAATTATTAACAAGTCCTGCTGCACCTATTGTTTTATTAAATATTAAAGATAATAGTAAATTAGCATCTGACCTAGCCCCAGGACAAAATACCCTGGGTTTCATGCTACCTTATACGCCGCTACATCATTTAATTCTCAGAAGAATGAAAGTACCCATAGTTTTAACTAGTGGGAATATTTCTGATGAACCACAATGTATAGATAATGAAGATGCAAAAGATAAATTATCAAAAATAGCTGATTATTTTCTTTTACATAATCGAGATATTGTTAATAGAGTAGATGATTCCATAGTTAGAGTTATTGATAATCAAATACAAACCCTTAGACGTGCTAGGGGATATGCACCAGCACCGATTAAATTACCACCTGGATTTGAGAAAATACCGCCAATTTTAGCCATGGGGAGTGAGTTAAAAAATACCTTTTGTTTATTAAGAGAAGATGAGGCGATTTTATCACAACATTTAGGAGATTTAGAAAATGCGGCTGCTTTTAATGCTTATCAAGAAATATTGAATTTATATCTGAATTTATTTGAACATAAACCAGAAATAATTGCTATTGATAAACATCCAGAATACTTATCATCTAAACTAGGTAAAGAACTAGCAACGGTTAATAATATTAAATTAGCAGAAATTCAACATCATCACGCTCATATAGCCGCTTGTATGGCAGAAAATCAAATTTCTTTAGATACAAAACCAGTATTAGGAATAGCCTTTGATGGTTTGGGATATGGAGAAGACGGTACATTATGGGGAGGAGAATTTTTATTAGCAGACTATCAAAATTTTCAACGTTTAGCCACATTTAAACCTATGCCCATGATAGGAGGAAAACAGGCAATTTATCAACCTTGGAGAAATACATACTCTCAATTAATTAATGCTTTCACCTGGGAAGAACTTAAAGAAAAATACAGGGATTTAGAAATAATCAAATTCTTAGAACATAAAAACCCTAGACTACTCAATCAAATCATAGAAAAAGGTATTAATTCACCCTTAACATCATCAGTAGGTAGATTATTTGATGCAGTTGCAGCCGCAATAGGTATTTGTCCAGAACAATGCAGTTATGAAGGACAAGCAGCCATAGAAATGGAAGCAATAACTGATATCAATATTTTAAACAATGATAAAGAAAGTCTAAATTATTCCTTTAAATTTAAAAAATTAGATAGTATTTATTATATAGATACATCCCCAACATGGCGAGAAATTCTTAATGATATTAAACAGCACATCTCATCATCAATAATAGCTGCGGGATTTCATAAAAGTTTAGTTATTGCTATTGTAACAATGGTTCAACAACTTAGACAAGAACATCAATTTAATCAAGTAGCATTAACAGGAGGCGTATTTCAGAACCAAATTCTATTACAACAGGTAAAAATGCGACTAGAAAAATTAGAACTTAATGTATTAACTCATAGTATAGTACCCATAAATGATGGCGGATTATCACTAGGACAAGCCGTAATTGCAGCCGCTAAATACTTAAAAGAAATAACATAAAAACCTCTGTTGTCTCTGCGTGAAATAAATCTTAAAAAAGGAAAACTAAAATGTGCTTAGGAATACCCGGACAAATCACAGAAATAACCAACTCAGAACATAAACTAGCCATAGTTAATATTGGAGGAGTCAAACGCCAAATAAACATAGCCTGTATAGTTGACGAACAACACCCCCCAGAAACTTGTATAGGAGATTGGGTATTAGTCCACGTCGGTTTTGCCATGAACAGAATCAACGAACAAGAAGCCGCAGAAACATTACAATTATTGCAAGAAATAGCCCAATCTTATCCTTAAAATCTCCTTTATTCCTTTGCGTCTTTGCACCTTTGCGCCTTTGCGCGAAACAAAAATTATGAAATATGTAAACGAATTTCGTAACCCAGAAAAAGCCCTCGCTTTACAACAAGAAATAACCAAACTCAGCCAACAAATAGACAGACATTTAAAAATAATGGAAGTATGTGGAGGACATGCCCATGCTATTTTCAAATACGGAATCGAAGAAATATTACCCGATAATATTGAATTAATTCATGGGCCGGGTTGTCCAGTGTGCGTCATGCCTAAAGGGAGAATAGATGATGCGATCGCACTCTGTCAACTACCCAACATCATATTTACCACATTTGGCGACGCAATGCGCGTACCCGGTGCAAAAACCAGCTTATTGCAAGCCAAAGCCCAAGGTGCAGATATTCGCATGGTTTATTCACCCTTAGATAGCCTGAAAATAGCCAAAGAAAACCCCCATAAAGAAATCATCTTCTTTGGTTTAGGCTTTGAAACCACCGCCCCCAGTACAGCATTTACCATCCTCCAAGCAGCCGCAGAAAATATCACTAACTTTAGTATGTTTTCTAATCATGTATTAGTAATTCCTGCATTACAAGCATTATTAGAAAATCCCGATTTACAACTTGATGGTTTTGTTGGTCCTGGTCATGTAAGTATGGTCATAGGCACAGAACCTTATGAATTTGTTGCCCAAAAATATCATAAACCCATCGTTATTTCTGGCTTTGAACCATTAGACATCTTCCAATCAATTTGGATGTTATTAAAACAAATAGTAGAAAATCGTTGTCAAGTCGAAAATCAATATAATCGCTTAGTAGAACCTAGGGGAAATAAAAACGCCTTAACAGCCATAAATAAAGTATTTGCAGTCCGTGAAAAATTTGCATGGAGAGGTTTAGGAGAAATCCCCAATTCTGGTTTTAAAATCCGCGAAGAATATGCCCAATTTGATGCAGAAGCTAAATTTACAATTCCTAATTTAAAAGTAGCAGATCATAAAGCTTGTCAATGTGGAGAAATTCTCAAAGGAGTTTTAAAACCTTGGCAATGTAAAGTATTTGGAACAGCTTGTACACCAGAAACACCCATAGGAACTTGTATGGTTTCCTCCGAAGGTGCTTGTGCAGCTTATTACAAATATGGGCGACTTCCAACTATGGCAAAAAGAGATAAATCAGGTGTATCAACCGAACCTATATCAGTCTAAATTACACAATTTGAGGAAAATGATATGCCTTTTGTAACTGTCCAAATTGGTAAAGGTCACTCCATAGAAAAAAAGCGAAAATTAGTTAAAGCTGTAACTGATGCTTTAGTTTCTGCTTTAGGAACAAAACCCGAATGGATAACCGTACATATTGACGAATTTGAACGGGAAGATTGGGCAGTTGGTGGCGTTTTACATTACGATAAACATAATGGTAGACATGAAGAAACGGGTAGGTAATTAATTAATAATGACAGGCATCTTGCCTGTCCCACAGGAAAAAAATATAATTACAAAGCAATTTTAAAAATGACAATCAACTCTCATCAAAATCCCCTTTTCCAAAAAATTGAGCAAGTCCGTCGTCGTCAAGGAAAGGTAAGAGATACTCATATTAACTTATCCCATGGTAGCGGTGGTAAAGCTATGAGAGATTTAATCGCCGATATCTTTGTTAAAAGTTTTGATAATCCCATTCTTTCCCAATTAGAAGACCAAGCCACATTTGATTTAGCCAATCTTTCCCAATATGGAAACAGATTAGCATTTACCACAGACTCCTATGTAGTAGACCCCTTATTTTTTCCCGGTTCAGACATAGGAGAACTAGCAATTAATGGCACAATTAACGATTTAGCTGTGAGTGGTGCAAAACCTTTATATCTTACCTGTAGCGTCATTTTAGAAGAAGGTTTACCAGTAGAAACATTACGGCGTGTAGTTGCCAGTATGCAAAAAGCAGCCCAAAAAGCCGGAGTGCAAATAGTCACAGGAGACACAAAAGTTGTTAATCGTGGTTGTGCTGACAAACTATTTATTAATACTGCCGGAATTGGCATAATTCCCCCAAACATTGATATTTCTCCCCGCAATATTCAACCAGGAGACGTAGTAATTATTAACGGTGAAATTGGCAATCATGGCACAGCAATATTAATTGCTAGAGGAGAATTAGCATTAGAAACAGATATAGAAAGTGACTGTCAACCATTACATGAATTAGTCGCCGAAATTATCAAAGTTTGCCCGCAAATTCACGCCATGAGAGACGCAACCAGAGGAGGTTTAGCCACAGTATTAAACGAATTTGCCCACACAGCCAACCTAGGAATACGCATTCATGAAAAAGCAATTCCTATTCGAGAAGAAGTAAATGGAGTTTGTGAAATCTTAGGTTTAGAACCCTTGTATTTAGCCAACGAAGGAAAATTAGTCATTATTGCCCCTCCAGAAAAAGCCGATTTAATTTTAGCAACAATGAAAAACCACCCCACAGGAAAACAAGCATCTATCATAGGTGAAATTATTCCCACACCACCAGGAATAGTCCTCTTAAAAACCGCCTTTGGTGCAGAAAGAATCATAGATATGCTAGTAGGAGATCAACTGCCAAGAATATGTTAGAATCTATAAATTACGTAGGTTGGGTTGACAAAATAAACCCAACACTTCCAACATTTTTGCGGTTTTGTTGGGTTGCGCTATCGCTTAACCCAACCTACAAATTCACTTCTTTTCTCTGTGTCCTCTGTGCCTCTGTGGTTCGTTTAAAAAAGTATATGCACGAATTAGGAATCACCCAAAACATCATCGCTATAGTTAGCGAAAACGCCCAAAATAAAAAAGTTCAAAGAGTATTATTAGAAATTGGCAAATTATCAGCTATTATGCCAGATGCAATTAAATTCTGTTTCGATATTTGCGCCCAAGGTACAATAGTCGAAGGGGCAATATTAGAAATATTAGAAATACCCGGAATGGCTAAATGTCGTCAATGTAGGACAATCTTTCCGATAGATAAACCTTTTGGAATTTGTCAATGTGGTAGTGTGCAATTAGATATCATAGCTGGTGAAGAATTAAAAATCAAAGAAATTGAAGTGGAGGAATTATGTGTGTAACTTGCGGCTGTTCTGATGATAATCAAATGACAATTACAAATATGGAAAATGCAGATCATCATACCCATACTTTAGCAGATGGAACTGTAATAACCCATTCTCATCATCATGAAGAAGCACCCCAAATTCATGCTAAAATTCATAATACAACAATATCTTTAGAACAAGAAATTTTAGGTAAAAACAACTTATTAGCTGCCCAAAATCGCGGCTGGTTTAAAGGTCGAAATATTCTGGCTTTGAATTTAATGAGTTCTCCAGGTGCGGGAAAAACGACATTATTAACTCGGACTATTAATGATTTAAAAGATAAATTATCTATTAGCGTGATTGAAGGTGATCAAGAAACTACTAATGATGCGGAAAAGATTAAGCAGACAGGTTGTAAAGTCGTGCAAATTAATACGGGTACAGGCTGTCATTTAGACGCATCAATGATAGAAAGAGGTTTGCAGGAACTTAACCCACCATTAAATTCTGTGGTGATGATTGAAAATGTCGGAAATTTAGTTTGTCCGGCTTTATTTGATTTAGGAGAAGCCGCTAAGGTGGTAATTTTATCGGTGACGGAAGGGGAAGATAAACCAATTAAATATCCCCATATTTTTCGCAATAGTGAAGTTATGATTATCACAAAAATTGATTTACTTCCCTATTTACAATTTGATGTTCAACGTTGTATTGAATATGCAAAACAGGTAAATCCCAAAATACAAATTTTCCAAGTTTCTGCTACTACTGGGGAAGGTTTGGAAAGTTTGTATAATTATTTCCTTCCCAGTCTTTGACTGGGAATGTTATCAAGAGGCTCTGCCTCTGCTATCATTAAAAGCAGAGCCTTCTATAGATAGTAATTATAAATATAGGGTGAGTTAGCATAGAAAACACGCTGACTACCCTACAAGTTTACAGATTACGACTAATCGAATACTTCGTAGGTGTAGTCAGGACTATCATTAGTTCTGAAAACGCTGAAGCCTTTCATTTCTCTTCCCTTTCCTTGACAACGATTTTGTTTATCTGCATCCCTTATTTGCCATGTAGCCTGATTTTGTACCCAGATCACACATCTACGAACATCACCTGATTCAACTACTCCGTTCAAGGTTTCTGCATAAACCCCAATATCCGAATTACTGACTCTACCAGAAAAAGCTATGCCACACTTACCAGGTTCAAGTTGTAGCCATCCCTGTGACCAAGTTCTAGCATTTGATTGATAACTGATTGCGACATAAGCCCTTGAACCTGCCCGATTACATACAGTAAGCGCTGCATTTGCTGGAGTTGTGAATCCGAAAGATGAGATACAACCAAGTATTCCCGCGCTTACAACCGAAACCAAATTTCTGAGTTTCACTTTTATCTCCTATTTCTGATGAAATTTTCCAATTTCAAGCTCACATTTATCTCTACGAAACTACACCACTCACCTAATCTTGAAAAGCGGAAAAAAGCGGATCGTAAAAAAAATTAAAAATCAGACGGAAAAAAGCTGAAAAATACGGATAAAGTCTGCTAAAATTACCTATGTCGCGTTATATTTATCAATATGCAGATTCAAGAACTGCTACAATATAAATATTATTAGGGAAACTGTCAGAATCAGGATATCCAGGATTTAAGGATTAACAAGATTAAAACTGGGATTTTATTACCAATTATCCATTACCAGTCTCAACCAGATAAGTAGCAACCTGGGTTAGTGTAATTCATATTTGTTAGGATATAAAAAACTATTCATAAAAGTAATCATGATAATTTCAGATGAAGTCCTCAAAGTAAGTGGTTTATCAGAAAAGCAACTTTTACTAGAAATTGTAATTTTGCTATTTCAACAAGAAAAAATCAGCTTAGGTAAAGCTAGTGAAATAATAAGCATGAATCAAATTAAGCTGCAAAAATTACTTGCTGAACGTGGGATATGTGTTCACTATGATGTAGCTGAATTACAGGAAGATATTCTGCATCTACGCGCAAAAGGTTGGTTATGATAGTAGTTAGTGATACATCACCCCTGAGCAATCTAGCTATTGTTGGTTACTTGTCACTTTTACAACAGATTTACAACAGAGTTATTATTCCTCAAGGAGTTGCAGAAGAACTCATAAATGCTAGTGATGAAGAAAATCTCATTGCAGAAGTGCTTTCTTTAGATTGGATTGAAGTTATACCAGCAAAAAATCTGGAACTTATTTCTATATTACGGAATAATCACAATTTGGATCGGGGTGAAGCTGAGGCAATAGCTCTTGTTATAGAATTAGAAGCAGATGAATTATTAATTGATGAACGTCTTGGCAGAAGAGAAGCTACTCGCTTAGGATTGCCTATTACGGGCATCCTTGGTATTCTATTAGTTGCCAAGCAAAGAAAGCTTATTCCTACAGTCCAACCAGTAATAGATGCTTTAATTATTCAAGCAGGTTTTCGGGTGAGTAGTCAACTCTATGCACAGGTTTTAAAAGCAGCAAATGAGTAATATTTAGACCAAGTTATGATATCAATTTATGCAAGCGAAAAGCGGAAAAAAGCGGATCGTAAAAAAAATTAAAAATCAGACGGAAAAAAGCTGAAAAATACGGATAAAGTCTGCTAAAATTACCTATGTCGCGTTACATTTATCAATATGCAGGTTCAGCAACTACTACAACTTGTGGATGACGCTTTTTATCTCAACACAGGACAGCATCTCAACGACTTACAACGTGGCGTTATTGAAGGAACACTAAAATATCAAAAATATGCTGATATTGCTGAAGCTTGTGGTTGTAGTGCCGGTCACGCGAAGGATGTAGGTTATGAACTCTTGCAAATGTTATCTAATATTTTCGATGAACCAGTTGATAAAAGTAATCTTAAATCTGTTCTTGAACGACAGGGAAATGTAAATATTTTTTTAGGTGATAAAAGTATTAATCAAAATATAATTGGTTGTGTGAATATTGGTTCTAAACCTCCTAAAAGAAAGTTAGATAAAAAGAGAGTTAAGAAAATCGAAAAATTAAGGCAGTTAGGTTTAAGTGATCAAGAAATTGTAGAAATATTAGAATTACCTTTAGAGGTCGTTCAAGAGGTGGAAGTTTAAACTTGGAATATTAAATCTACTAACTATCTAGGATCAGAAAATGGTGCGCTACGCTATCACTAACGCACTCTACGAATATTATTTTTGGAAAACTGTTAATAATACAAATCCTAATAAGTCATAATGACCTACACAATTTAAACCAGCATTATTCCCCATTTCTTCTCTTTGTTTTTGGCTATAAAACTTAATTCCTGTGGGAGAATGGGGCGTAATTTGACATGGTGATGAGTTATTAAAAGTAATGTCCACTAAATAGAATTTACCACCAGGAGAAAGTACCCTTGCTACCTCATTTAAAACCTGTTCTGGTTGAGGATAATGCAAAAAGCTGATGGTATTAAAAACCGCATCAAATTGTCCCTCAGCAAAGGGGAGATTTTCAGCATTACCTTCAAGGTAAATTAACCGGGGACGGTGGCGGTTATTTTGTCTTGCTACCCGTAACATTTGGGGAGATAAATCTAAACCTGTTCCTGTGATTTCTGGAAACTGTTTTGCTAATCTATCTAATAATCTACCTGTTCCACAACCTAAATCTAAAATATTTGCATGAGGTGATAATTCAACTTTTGTAAGTAATCTTTTATGGATTGCTTGATAAATAAAAGAAGGAAATGCCCAATCATAACTATTTGCCCAACGATCAAAAAGTTCTTTTTTGTTATTAATCATGTTGTTAATCATGGCTGGTATGTTGTATTTATTTTATTATAACAAGATAGATCCCCGACTTCTTCAAGAAGTCGGGGATCTGGTGATTTTAGTGATTAAAATATAATTTAGGACTTACAACCAATCTCGATAGGCTGAAATTTCGGTTACTCCAATTTCAAAAGGTGATCCTTTTCCAAAAGGAGGATAAACGCGAATTTTGGCATTTTTAGTAAATCTTTCCAGTCTATTTCCCAATTGGGGAATATTGCTGACTATATGCCAATAAGCCACTATATCGGGACAGTCTACAATTAACATCAAAGTAGTATTATTTGTAGTCATGTACCATTGACAATTAGATAGTAATACTTGGGTAATGCGATCGCACGCATAGAAGAAGCATTTACCAATAGATTGTTCCAATTCCAAATGGAGAATTCCATCCTCTTTTGTTACCTTTGTAGGAGGTAAATCATCGGGAGGAAGCAAAGAAAGTTTAGACATAATTCCGCACCTCTTGATTGTAGCGTTGCAAACTTTCTCGATTTTTTTGCAAAGAAAAAGATGAGGGTTTTAACGCTAGTGTGCTGAGATCTAATTCGTCCTGGAATTTCTTGATTTTGTCACGACAACCGTTAACATCACCGATAATAGAATTCTCAATCAAATAGTCTTCATCAAAACAAATATTTGTCCGATCAAATGCTGGTTGTTGAGGACTTTTCTGCATTACTTGAGTTGAGTTAGCTGTCATTTCTTTGCTGAAATGGCGAATAAAAGGCAATGCTTCATTTACCGCTTCATCATGAGTTTTACCCACAAAAAAGAACCGCGCTAACAGGAACTTATCAGCACCACTGGAATTAAATTCCCGATATTTATTGACTGTCTTCTTGAGTCTTTCTAGGGAAAAAGGTGGACCACCCATGATTCCAAAGGAATTTTTAGCAGCAAATTCAATTGCATCATTGTCACCACTAGCAACATATATGGGAATTGGTTTTTGCAATGGTTGGGGATGAATTGTGAGATTTTCGCATTGATAATATTGGCCATTAAATGATACGTTAGTCTCATATAAAAGCTTTTGAATCAATGCTACTGACTCTAACATTCTGCTGCGAGATTCCTGAGTTGTCACCCCAAAATGTTTATTTTGCTGGGGAAAAGGACCACCTTTAGCTACCCCAAAAGCCAGCCTACCACTACAAAGATTGTCCAACGTAGCAATATCTTCAGCCACGCGAATTGGCTGATGAAATGGCAATAATACAGCGGCAGTTCCTAGACGAATTTGCGAAGTCACACCTGCCAAATGTGCCAATAACAGCAAAATTGAAGAACTGAGATTGAACTCATTAAAATGATGTTCTGTTACCCAAGCTTCTTCAAAACCTAAACTTTCAGCCTCTTTTACCAATAAAACTTGCTCAAAAATAGTCCGTCTAGCATCTAGGTGATGATTTTCGTAATTGCAGAAAAGTCCTGTTTTCATTGTTGACCAAATATCAGATTAGGCTGCCATTAATTGCAACTCCAACCATAATCGAGGTTCAGACTGTTTTAACTTCGACATAGGGTCACGTAGCAATCGTTTAGCATTCAAACAAACTACTTGAATTAACCCCATATTTTCGGCTAATTCTCTGAGGATTTCTTTTTTAGCTTGAACATAGGGCATGATGTCTTCTCGACAATAAATTCCTATATATTGAAACCGTTTTGCAGGTCGTCCCCAAAAGCAAGTGATAACTTTCACATGACAGCCTTCTAAGAGTTCTCCCACGGCGGGGTAATAGTCATTTACGACTCTAATAAATTCTTGGGCTAGGATGTCTTCAGTAATCATCTGACTGATTCTTCTGTAGCTTCCATAACTCTATTGATTATAACATATAATTGTTATTTAAACCTGACAAAATTAATAATAAAATACCAGATCCCCGACTTCTTTAAGAAGTCGGGGATCTAAATATCTCAAGTTTTTATCGAGAATTACGTTCTGCTACTAAAACATCAGCAATAATATCTGGTAGACTTTTCAAATCGGTATATCCCTCTGCACCAGAAATTGGGGAAATAAAAGTATAGTTAGGGTCACAAACTCCTGTGTCATAAACCTGCATAAACCATTTATCAGGTAATCCCTCTACACCCAATTCTACAATGTACCAACTCTCACCCATTAATCGAGAATTAATCACTGTAAACCAATCTCTATAATCATCAGCAATATTCCAATCTGCCAAAAGAAATTCTAATGATATTTTTCCAGCATCAGTTGCAGTCAATAGCATCATTACTCCTGAGTGACAACTTGATTAGAAACTTCAGGATATAAACCTAATTCCTTTGCTAATTGTTTAGCAACAAAAAATAGAAATTGCGCTCCATCTTGATTACCTTGATGGGCAAACATTGTGGCTACTTGTAACATTGCTTGCACTAAACCAGAATCAATTAATTCCGGTTGTGCTTCCAAAACTTCTGGTTCTTGACCATTAGGACATTGGAGAAGTTCATCAATTAAATTAAAATACTGTGTTTGGCGTTCGTCTGTCATGATAATTTAGTTTATGGTGAATGATTAACTTGAAAAATTACTGTTCGATGCTTTGTTGCCACATTCTTTCTAAGATGGCAATGTGTTCTTTTAATACAGCAGCACGATAGACAAGATATCTGTCATAAGCAATAATTCCTATACCAGTACAAATCGGTGTGATTAAAAATATCCATTGCAAAATTGTTGCTAATTTGTATTTTTTTGCCGCAATTTTTAATTGATGTAGAAAGTTATTGTTAGATAATTTAACCTTGACTAAAGATGGCTGAGTATTGATAATTTTTTGTTGGGGAACTAATTGAGGAGATGCTATATTTATTTTCGGCAATTCACAGGATAAATTCTGTGTTTTAACGAACTCTCTATGTTGTCCCCAAACTATAGCAAATACTACTACCCCTGGAGAAATTAATGCTAAAGTTACCAAACTTACAGTCAGCACATTTAAAAGTTTGACTTTCATATTTATTCTCCATTGCCAGGTATAGATTACCTAGATAGAAATAAAATTTCTATTAGATTGATTTTTGCACCTTTTTGTTATTCAAAATATGCTGATCAAAATCTCCTCAAAAATAAAATTATGTCCTTTCTGTATGGAGTAATACAGATAGTATTTAGATGAATCTTGAGAGATATAGGAGTTAAGAAGTCCCCCCTGATTCGTCAGACTTTCATCTTAGGAACTTCGGGGGGTAGAGGGGAATCTCTGCGTAAATCCTATATCGTTTATATCAGTTGCTCTTTTAGTCCCAACTTTAAGTGAGTTGAATTAATATTATTAAGATGATTACAACAATACTCACAGCCTGTAATCCTGACTGTGTAAACATTAAAAAAAATATTTGGTGTAGGGGTGCTAGTATTTATTGAGTGGGGTACTAGCATTTTTGAGGGAAGGGACGGGGGATTTTGTACTCAAACTCAAACGAAGATGGGCTATTGGTTTGATATATTTTGAAAGGAAGATTCACAAGTACAAACTGCACTCAAATCACAGCATCTCATGACAAGGCTAGACCTAAGATATCTTGAATAGCTCAGAAACAAAATTAAGATATTCTAAGGAAAGTATTATCTTATTATTTTCAACAATTGGGAAGATTTGCTTATAGCAATAGACAGAGATGATGCTAAAATGGCTATGGCTGATATCAAAACTCAATCAGATAAATACTTAACCAAAATAGATTAATATATAAATTTTAGAGGTTAATAAATGCGAATTGCTAAAGACGTAACAGAACTTATTGGCAAAACTCCATTAATTCAGTTGAATAAAATTCCCCAAGCCGAGGGAGTGGTAGCGAGGATAGTTGTCAAATTAGAAAGCATGAATCCTGCTGCCTCTGTGAAAGACAGAATTGGCGTGAGTATGATTCTTTCCGCTGAAGCTGAAGGTTTAATTTCACCGGACAAAACCATTTTAGTCGAACCCACATCTGGTAACACAGGTATCGCCTTAGCAATGGTAGCAGCCGCCCGTGGCTACAAATTAATTTTAACCATGCCAGAAACCATGAGCCAAGAAAGACGCGCCATGTTGCGGGCTTATGGTG is a window encoding:
- a CDS encoding DUF3368 domain-containing protein, encoding MIVVSDTSPLSNLAIVGYLSLLQQIYNRVIIPQGVAEELINASDEENLIAEVLSLDWIEVIPAKNLELISILRNNHNLDRGEAEAIALVIELEADELLIDERLGRREATRLGLPITGILGILLVAKQRKLIPTVQPVIDALIIQAGFRVSSQLYAQVLKAANE
- a CDS encoding LLM class flavin-dependent oxidoreductase, producing the protein MKTGLFCNYENHHLDARRTIFEQVLLVKEAESLGFEEAWVTEHHFNEFNLSSSILLLLAHLAGVTSQIRLGTAAVLLPFHQPIRVAEDIATLDNLCSGRLAFGVAKGGPFPQQNKHFGVTTQESRSRMLESVALIQKLLYETNVSFNGQYYQCENLTIHPQPLQKPIPIYVASGDNDAIEFAAKNSFGIMGGPPFSLERLKKTVNKYREFNSSGADKFLLARFFFVGKTHDEAVNEALPFIRHFSKEMTANSTQVMQKSPQQPAFDRTNICFDEDYLIENSIIGDVNGCRDKIKKFQDELDLSTLALKPSSFSLQKNRESLQRYNQEVRNYV
- a CDS encoding class I SAM-dependent methyltransferase; the encoded protein is MINNMINNKKELFDRWANSYDWAFPSFIYQAIHKRLLTKVELSPHANILDLGCGTGRLLDRLAKQFPEITGTGLDLSPQMLRVARQNNRHRPRLIYLEGNAENLPFAEGQFDAVFNTISFLHYPQPEQVLNEVARVLSPGGKFYLVDITFNNSSPCQITPHSPTGIKFYSQKQREEMGNNAGLNCVGHYDLLGFVLLTVFQK